The sequence below is a genomic window from Montipora capricornis isolate CH-2021 chromosome 14, ASM3666992v2, whole genome shotgun sequence.
TTGGATCGAGGGAAATGTGACGTCATTCAcacaatagcttaaaatttcatcgtgtaaacgcagtttattatgtatgcattgagtcgcgtacaaacgcattgtATTCGTAAACTAGTGGGTCCGCTTTgacttcattttctcctcgatccatctctctcaagattttgaagttagtaatggagGAGAATTAAATAgggaaattccagttaaaataaacaggtgtctctttCAAATTGAGGCTTAAAACGTGGTGTCTTGGTATTTGGTTAACATAGTTTCGAAATCCAAATAAAAAAGACATTTGAtgttttgatcatagtaccactttaattaaGTGGAATTGAGAATGGCCCTTTCCTGATGAGTGTATGACGTTTTTCTTTCCAAAACGTTGTTCTAATAAATGACACTTTAATCTTCTcgtattcttttttttcagcTCTCGTTTATATTCAATGTTTGGAGGTTTATTACAAATGAGCAGTCAATCGTTTCACGCTTGGGTAAACCTGCGCAGCCATCGAAGCGCAAATGCAAATCCCGAGGTGCAACCGGCGGCGTTAAGTATTGAAACGACTGCGAGCAAGTCacaattgttttttcttctaCTTCTAATTAGCAGAAAACTTGGCGCGAGATTTGTAAGCCAATCTTTAATCTAGTAGGCAATGAAAAACGATACCAATACCAAGAGttcattacccaagagtaagaatctgctagcaggtttgtccccatcagcgtgaGAAAAGTGTCtctttttaaaccaagttttgctgAAAAATAACCAGTAGACCAAATGCTGTGCCGAATTCATATCTCCCGGGGTAAAGATtgtttgtgtattgtatttgcattataacgtagcattcacatttcccaaatgatatggaaatacctggaacaaaacgttttattcccaaagggtttgaaaaGAGTTAGCCGATTTCGTATAATGTTTACTTGGTTCAAAAATAGATACTTTTCTGGCGCTGACGGGGACaaggccaatttgggtaaatcttactcttgggtgatgCACTCTTGCCAATTCTTAATACGTTAAGCTTGcatggttttcactagcgacgcaagtgGAAGCATAAGTAGTTTATGCTGGTAAAAACGAATGTCAACACAAGCGTCAAAATCACCAcagcatccgccattttgttcaaatgctcagacgcggggGATTTGGAACGAGTGctgcaatagaccttattcacgatggccgccatgttggatttactattatcatgcaagttAGCTTCACACTTgcgagggggcaaacaacacaagttcgagaggttataacgaacatcttagccacacagatgatttgttttacgttaattgaatgtttatcccctaagtagtaaaatagaatgattacacaagttacttcgatgttttttagagaaaaatgagcagataacgaagtactaagtcaaaatgtcaaaggcaatcaaaagatataaaattattataaaaggtacttgattctaaattctaaaatgtacttttagcaatgttatttcaatatttcgacgagccgattttccgcaatttgccttttttcgaATGTTTGCcgcccagcataacacatggctaatttgcatgacaatttgaaaaccaatatggcggctatcgtgaataaggtctattagccAGACGCaataaagttccttctgcttatgtagtgtttcgttttcacacgacgcaaagcgaacgcaagcatgaAGCGCAAGCAAAAGGAAAAGGATCCTTGTGCTTGTACTTGCGTCAACCCCCGTTTTTACGGTGAAATAATCACTCCTTTGCTTTCGCTTGTCCTTGCGCTTGGCTTGCGTCGGCGCTAGTGAAATCCAGGCTTTAGAAAAGAAAGCGACTGCATACATGGCATGCGATCTCGTTCTCCGAAGTCAAATGTAAATCTCAATGCGTTCCCTTTTCCCCGTCACATGCACCTCTGTCTGTTTTTTCTCAATTGATTCGTCGCCACAGTGTTCACGCTCCTTCTGTTGTTTATCCTCTTTCTCTTTCGATTTTTCCCCAGGATCACTCTtcttttggtacatttcttcaaAATGCGAAAGAAGAACTGGCGTCGGAAAGCAAAATAGCACCACAATTCCCGAGATTGCACAGATAGCTCCGATAAATTTACCCAATGCACCCTTCGGCACTTTGTCCCCATAACCAACTGCGGTCATAGTAACGATTGCCCACCAAAAGGCATCAGGGATACTGTCAAAATCATTGTTCTGGATGTCGTTTTCTATGTAATATATGACGCTCGAAAACAGAACCACATTGATAATTAAAACAGCCAGTAATGATGGCAGGTCTTTCCCACTTATTGAAAGCGTCTTAGCAAGCACTTTCAAGCCTTTGCTGTAACGAGAAAGTTTCAAAACCCGTAATACACGCACCAATCGAATTATCCGTAgaaccggaaatgacataaacgATGTTCCATCATCTTGAACCAAGACGGTAATATAAAACGGTAAAATCGCTAAAAAATCAACAATACCAAGGGCTGACGTTAGAAACTTGATTCTTCGAGGAGCGCAAATAGCCCTTATAACGTATTCAAAAGTGAACCACACAACGTAAGCTGTCTCTATGCTTTGCCAGTAACTTCCGCGTTCTTTGATGTAGCAGTGAGTTTCCACAGAAACAGCTGGATGTGAGCTGTTGACAAGTAAATTCGATGCGTTGTGAAGCCTAGATTCATTCACAGTCTTTGCATTCAAGCTCCAGCATATCGTTTTTCGACTAAAGGAAGGCAAAGTCTCGATGCAAAACGTaattgtagacataattatgacaaataaagaaaatttcgcCAACAAATCAGCGTAAATAGATGAATCAGGATATTCGAAAAGCTGCCAGATCTTTCGTCTTATTGGATGTGCTGGCATCTCAACTGGCGGTGCAGCTAATGTTTCCTCTGGTTCGATTTCTTGTTTGTATCTTTTATCAACCTCGTGTAACTGGAAAAACTTGATCTCTTCCAGGAAATCTTCCCGCGGGATGTGCTCCGGACAAGACAATATCCCACACGATTGGTAGAAGAACAGAATAGAATCAAACACCGATTTGTCCCGATCAAAAAAGTATTCTTTACTTAAAGGGTTGTAGTATTCTACTCGTTTACTGGGTGAGCCGAGCAGTGTCTCTGGGTATTGGGCCAGTGTCTGTTCGTATGTCTCGAAAATCAAACCCCTGACATTGATACGAATTCTGATTCCAGCGTCTGCAGCAGTAAACGTGTGCGGGCGTTGATCAAGGCTATCCGCTCTGTAGATATAGCGGTCCGATATGTCGTATCCATCATTAATTCGCGGGGCAGCAACAGCTGATATTGCATGCATAGTACCTTGTTAAGTCACAAGATTTCTGTAAAAAAGTAATAGAGTGGAGAATTCTGAAATTAATCACTTCAAGTCAAAAGTCAAATGTGTCGAAGTTTAACTTCTGTAGGGCTTCCTCATTTTATCATACTATGAACTATGGATaagagactggttatagccaacccGGTGCTTGATTATTAGTGAGGACCGTTATTAATGATCACACCCGCAAAGACACTGCACTTGTTCCAGTCGAGCTCATTCATCCCAATCGTGATAGTGTACGCAGAGCAAGAGAAGCATATCTCATAGGCATAACTAACACCCTTGAATCTTACGGTCTAAGTAAGAAATATGAAATGTAATCCACCTTTATATTGCTTTATCGTTACATAATTTCagttatcattactattattattattgtacccTATCGGTTAAGTGCGGTAAAATCCTTATCTTTAGTGTGGTATCATACATATCATATACGTATCCGTTAAGTTCGTTAAAATTCTTATCTTTAGTGTTGT
It includes:
- the LOC138032590 gene encoding potassium voltage-gated channel subfamily A member 2-like, whose translation is MHAISAVAAPRINDGYDISDRYIYRADSLDQRPHTFTAADAGIRIRINVRGLIFETYEQTLAQYPETLLGSPSKRVEYYNPLSKEYFFDRDKSVFDSILFFYQSCGILSCPEHIPREDFLEEIKFFQLHEVDKRYKQEIEPEETLAAPPVEMPAHPIRRKIWQLFEYPDSSIYADLLAKFSLFVIIMSTITFCIETLPSFSRKTICWSLNAKTVNESRLHNASNLLVNSSHPAVSVETHCYIKERGSYWQSIETAYVVWFTFEYVIRAICAPRRIKFLTSALGIVDFLAILPFYITVLVQDDGTSFMSFPVLRIIRLVRVLRVLKLSRYSKGLKVLAKTLSISGKDLPSLLAVLIINVVLFSSVIYYIENDIQNNDFDSIPDAFWWAIVTMTAVGYGDKVPKGALGKFIGAICAISGIVVLFCFPTPVLLSHFEEMYQKKSDPGEKSKEKEDKQQKEREHCGDESIEKKQTEVHVTGKRERIEIYI